From Triticum aestivum cultivar Chinese Spring chromosome 4A, IWGSC CS RefSeq v2.1, whole genome shotgun sequence, a single genomic window includes:
- the LOC123083560 gene encoding putative disease resistance protein At3g14460, translating to MAELVLTGLRLAASPVLMKLLADASTYLGVDIAHELHELETTIMPQFKLVIEAADKGNHRPKLGKWLHELKEGFYMAQDLLDDHEYNNLKRQAKGKDSLPANASSIRSTFMKPLCAASSRLSNMSSENRKLIRQLNELKATLAKAKDFRELLCLPSGYNAESSAIPAVVPEATSLPPPKVIGRDKDRDRIIDRLTKTTATTESSSALYSGLAIVGVGDMGMSTLAQLVYNDKRVKEYFDVTMWVSISRKLDVHRHTREIIESASQGECPRIDNLDTLQRKLTAILQASGKFLLVLENVWFEPGSDREWDQLLAPLVSRQTGSKVLVTSRRDTFPAAFCCEEVCPLEKMEDAQFLALFKHHAFSGSEIKNKHLRERLEDFAKKIVKRLGQSPLAAKVVGSRLKGKADITTWKDALSIKIDKLNDPMRALLWSYKKLDPRLQRCFLYCSLFPKGHEYVIDELVYLWMAEGLVDSCNQNKRVEDIGRDCFKKMVSASFFQPYIAPYYVMHDLLHDLAESLSKEDYFRLEDDKVTEIPSTVRHLSVRVDSMMQHKQSICKLHHLRTIICIDPLVDDVSDLFNEILQHLKKLRVLCLSSSSGTKLPESVGELKHLQYLNISGTLISVLPRSVCALYHLQSLLFSNIDRSFPEKLCTLRKLRHLGQICMPVVPQFPNIGKMTSLQQFDNFSVQKKKGYELQQLRDMDQIRHCLTITNLENVTGKDQALESKLHQKIHLDSLRLIWSCNNNTDTEDSLHLEILEGLMPPSQLGHLTIEGYKSSKYPGWLVDGLYFENLESLRFVDCSELQSLPSNTELFVNCSRLAFENVPNLKTLPCLPLGLKCLEVHKCPLIVFISNDELDHHYERENIMRTKHLISLLNTLL from the coding sequence ATGGCAGAATTGGTGCTCACTGGCTTAAGATTGGCCGCATCGCCGGTCTTGATGAAGCTCCTTGCTGATGCTTCAACGTACCTTGGAGTGGACATAGCGCATGAGCTCCATGAGTTGGAGACCACTATCATGCCGCAGTTCAAGCTGGTGATTGAAGCAGCAGACAAGGGAAACCACAGGCCCAAGTTGGGCAAATGGCTTCACGAACTCAAAGAAGGCTTCTACATGGCTCAAGATTTGCTGGACGACCATGAGTACAATAACCTCAAGCGCCAAGCAAAGGGGAAAGATTCCTTGCCAGCCAATGCATCCTCCATCAGAAGCACTTTTATGAAGCCCCTGTGTGCTGCATCGAGCAGGCTGTCCAATATGAGCTCTGAGAATAGGAAGCTAATTCGCCAGCTAAATGAACTGAAGGCTACACTGGCAAAAGCCAAGGACTTCCGTGAACTGCTCTGCTTACCATCAGGTTATAATGCAGAAAGCTCCGCCATACCAGCTGTTGTCCCTGAGGCCACATCACTACCACCTCCAAAAGTGATTGGTCGTGACAAGGATCGTGATCGTATAATAGATCGTCTTACCAAGACAACTGCTACTACTGAGTCTAGTTCGGCTCTGTACTCGGGTTTGGCCATTGTTGGAGTTGGAGACATGGGAATGTCCACCTTGGCACAACTTGTTTACAATGACAAGAGGGTAAAAGAATATTTTGATGTGACAATGTGGGTAAGCATCTCACGCAAACTTGATGTCCACCGTCATACACGGGAGATCATTGAGTCTGCCTCTCAGGGGGAATGCCCACGCATTGATAACCTTGATACTCTGCAGCGCAAGTTGACAGCCATACTGCAAGCATCAGGAAAGTTCCTGCTTGTTCTGGAAAATGTTTGGTTTGAACCTGGCAGTGATAGGGAATGGGACCAACTGTTAGCTCCTCTAGTTTCCCGACAGACGGGAAGCAAAGTTTTGGTAACTTCTCGACGGGATACATTTCCAGCCGCTTTTTGCTGTGAAGAAGTGTGTCCACTGGAAAAGATGGAAGATGCTCAGTTCTTGGCACTCTTCAAACACCATGCATTCTCTggatcagaaataaaaaataagcaCCTGCGTGAAAGGCTGGAAGATTTTGCAAAGAAGATCGTTAAAAGGCTTGGACAATCTCCTTTGGCGGCTAAAGTTGTGGGATCCCGGTTGAAAGGGAAAGCCGATATCACTACATGGAAGGATGCTTTAAGTATAAAGATTGACAAATTAAATGATCCCATGAGAGCTCTGTTGTGGAGTTATAAGAAGTTAGATCCACGTCTGCAAAGGTGCTTCCTATACTGCAGCTTGTTTCCAAAAGGGCACGAGTATGTCATCGATGAGTTGGTTTATCTTTGGATGGCAGAGGGCCTTGTTGATTCGTGCAACCAAAACAAGAGAGTGGAAGATATTGGGAGGGATTGCTTCAAGAAGATGGTCTCTGCTTCGTTCTTTCAACCATACATTGCCCCGTATTATGTTATGCATGATCTCCTTCATGATCTGGCAGAATCACTCTCCAAAGAAGACTACTTCAGATTGGAAGATGACAAGGTCACAGAAATACCATCCACTGTTCGACATCTATCTGTTCGTGTTGATAGTATGATGCAACACAAGCAAAGTATCTGCAAGCTACATCATTTACGCACTATTATTTGCATAGACCCCCTAGTGGATGATGTAAGTGACCTTTTTAATGAGATACTACAGCATTTGAAGAAGTTGCGCGTACTATGTTTGTCATCTTCCAGCGGTACTAAGTTGCCAGAATCTGTTGGTGAGTTGAAGCACCTTCAATATTTGAACATCAGCGGAACACTGATTTCTGTATTGCCAAGATCAGTGTGTGCTCTTTACCACTTGCAGTCACTTCTGTTTTCCAATATAGATCGGAGTTTTCCTGAGAAACTCTGCACTTTAAGGAAGTTACGACATCTTGGACAGATATGCATGCCAGTCGTGCCCCAGTTTCCTAACATTGGTAAGATGACTTCGCTTCAACAATTTGACAATTTTTCTGTGCAAAAGAAAAAGGGATATGAGTTGCAACAGCTGAGGGACATGGATCAAATTCGTCACTGTTTAACTATCACAAATCTTGAGAATGTCACTGGGAAGGATCAAGCCTTAGAATCAAAGCTGCATCAGAAAATTCATCTTGACAGCTTGCGACTTATCTGGAGTTGCAACAATAACACTGATACAGAGGATAGTTTGCATTTGGAGATTCTAGAAGGTCTGATGCCACCATCTCAACTTGGACATCTTACAATTGAAGGTTACAAATCATCAAAATATCCGGGCTGGCTAGTTGATGGTTTGTATTTTGAGAATTTGGAATCTTTAAGATTTGTTGATTGCAGCGAATTGCAAAGCCTACCATCCAATACTGAGCTATTTGTGAATTGCTCTAGACTTGCCTTCGAAAATGTGCCAAACCTGAAGACATTACCTTGTCTTCCACTAGGCCTTAAATGTTTGGAAGTACACAAATGCCCACTGATTGTATTTATTTCCAACGATGAGCTGGATCATCATTATGAGAGAGAAAATATCATGAGGACAAAACACTTGATATCACTGTTAAACACATTATTGTGA